The DNA window attcttattCTTTAGCATGCAGAGGAAAATTAAGTCACATTTTCCTTAACAATTGCCGTTCCCGCCTTGCTGTGCGTCACAGCCCTCTGGGGTGACTTCGGTAGCACTGACCTTGGATGTCGCTGCAGTGGCATTACTTTCCTTACCACTCCCTGGTGCACTCTCCTCAATCGTTGCCGCTGCCGGAGCTTCTGCCTTCTTTGCACTTGTTTCCAGAGAAACAGGAGGCCCTACTTTCCCCAACCCACTCACTGGGGTTGAGATCGGACTGCTTGATTGCCGCGACTGAGCCTTATACCAGCTAGGGTAAAACAAGGGATCGATGGTTTCTGCTGTGGTCGGCACTTGAGTGTCAGACTCTGGGGTCTGTTGAGAACCACTTGGTGTCACAACCTCATCCTTAATCAGGACAGATAAAGAGAAGAACAAGCAGAGTGCACCATGTTACCTTCCTGCCATAGCCACGTTGGTCTGCATGCTGTGTTTGTTATATCTCACTGCAAGGAATAGATTTGTCCTAATATACGGTTCGAAAGAATTACAATCAAAACATGAAGCAAAAGCAACTATTGTTTGAGTAACGAAGATATGGGATAGAAAATAAGTTACCCAAAAAATAGAATAGGAGGGCAGAATTAGCTGGGAAGGGGATGCTGAGaaaggagtgagcaagcagttCCTTAATTCAGATAAACACACAATTTAATCctaaaaatatgagaaattcTGCATAACAGCTGCATGAACTCATACCAGTCATGAATGACAGGTATAGGTACCTTCGAATGGCTTGTAGGGTTTTGGGTTAAGAACAACATGTTTTCCAGTGAGTCTATTGATATGAACAGTCAGAAAAAGGGGAATACAAAGACACTGGAGAGAAACATTTGCCCAGCAGCTTTACTATCAATGCTATAAGCCAAGCACAGTTGCACTTTGCCAGGAAGAGGAGCAACTGACTGAACTGCACCTCTCTACTTGCATCAAGCTCTCGGGGCTCACCCACACGATACCTGCTATCATcacatcttttctgctttgcttttcttagacCAGAAGgcaaaagctgaaatacaggtATCCCACACAGTGCAATGCCCACATGCCATGTCTGACTCCACATCTGACCAACTCCTAATGGCATTTTACAATCGCTAGGGCAGCGTGCCCTACCTTTCCCATTTTAGCCTTAGAAGTGAGTGACAATATTAGCATGCAGAATTGCTTATGTCTAGTTCTTGTTTGCATTAAAACCTACTTCAGTTAGGCTACATAAATTTAATTGTCAGTGCAAATCCTCAAAAGACAAACTGGTTAAATCAATAAAGCCTGATTTAAGAGCATCTTCACATAACTGGTGCAAACTCacatatgtttttaaatcaaagcaagaATGAATCTatagtatttattttcccttgttttatGTGGGGAGATCAAAGATTCTTTTTGTGCTCACTTGTTTTCACACTCACCTCCTCAAATATCATCACAGCAGCCTTTACCTGCTCATCAGCTTCACTGGGCAAATTGTACAAGAGGAGAATTAGCTAAGCTAATTGTATCTAAAGgcagtgtattgggtttgtatggcaaggttttggtagaggGGGGAGagggctacaggagtggcttctgtgagaagctgctagaagcttcccctgtgtctgatagagccaatgccagccgcctccaagacagacctgctgccGGCCAAGGCtaagccaatcagcacctctgtgataacatatttaagaagggataAAAACAAGTTATGGGGAGCTTTTACAGCCAGagaaggagtgagaagatgtaagaacatctgcagacaccaaggtcagtgcagaaggaggggcaggaggtgctccaggcaccagagcaaagattcccctgcagcctgtggtgaagaccatggtgaggcaggttgtccccctgcagcccatggaggaaggatgagggggtgtagagattccacctgtagcccatggaggaccccatgccggagcaggtggaggcacctgaaggaggctgtgaccctgtgggaagcccgcgctggagcaagctcctggcaggacctgtggatccgtggagagaggagcccacgccagagcaggtttgctggcaggacttgtgaccccgtgggggacccacgctggagcagtttgctcctgaaggactgcaccccatggaggagactcacgttggagaaggtcgtgaaggactgtagcaCGTGGGAAGGACtgacgttggagaaggtcatgaaggactgtctcccgtgagagggaccccacgctggagcaggggaatgatgaggggagtcctccctctgaggatgaagaagtggcagagacaacgtgtaatcaactgaccgtaacccccattccccatccccctgtgccgctggggggggcggaggttgaagccgggagtgaagttgagcctgggaagatgggaggggtggggggaggtgttttaagatttgattttatttctcatcctctgctctgttttgcttggtaacaaagtagatgaatttcctctctaagttcagtctgttttgcttgtgatgacaattagtgagtgatctccctgtccttatctcaacccacaagcattttgttacaccttttctcctctgtctagtgaaggagggggagtgatagagcggctctggtgggcacctggcccccagccagggtcaacccaccacaggcagCTAAAGTGGCATATGAAGTATAAGTTTTTATGTAGGTCTTTTAGAATATGTGACAGTTACAGTTATATATAACATTCCTTAAGAAAAAGTGCTGGCCTAAATTACTCACACCCTGAATCTGTTTGCTGGTAGGTTATAAGGTTCCTCTTCTGTTTGGTGTATGATATCCCTGCATCTGCCTGGATAAGAATACTAGGATGACTAGAGCAGAAAACAGATTAGAAGTAGGATCTAAAAATTGGTGGTGGAAAGCTCACTAAATCCAGAGGGAATGCCAAATTCTCttagtataaatattttaacaaccATTTCATTTATAACAGTTAGTCTGTGTTAAATCACAGCAAGCAGAACATCCATTGTAATGTGCTTAACTCCCAAACTGAATCTCTTTTATTTATATCTTACGTATCCCATATATATCTCAGTTTATCTAGCAGGGTAATTTTTTGCCTATTAAGCAATATATACGCAGGTCATGAGGACAGGATACAGTTGCATATATGTGTACAAGGGCAATAAATTTTGCTCTCCAGTGCATCGACTCCCTTAGCTGTGCTCCTGACATATGGTGCCTATAGGCCACAGGGGAGCGTGTTCTTGCTCTGCCGGGGTGCACTCAGCATAGTTGGTAGGACAGTGGGACATGGGGGCAGTTACCTGACCagccggggcggcgggcagcaGCGCCGTGGGGCGTTCAGCCGGGGGCTCTCCCGCTGCACTCTGTGGTTCAGGGTCCTGCTGAGGTGGTTGTGATGCTCTCTcagccccttcctcctccacatgttcctcctcctcctctcctgatGACTCTGTGTGGACTTCATCCAGATCTTCACCATCCactgtctcctcctcttcttcttccccctcctcctctaACAGGACACATGTAAAAGGACAGGGCTGAGAACCAAATGAAGATGGCTACAAACTTTATGTAATTAGAAAGCCATTTACAGTTGCACGGCAAAGCTACTGATACTGGCAGAGGATGCAGGCTGGGGAGAGCGCACCACGCTCCCACCAGCCTGCACTGGGCACTGCCATGGAGCTTCCAGCAGGTACTTTGCAGCAGGAAGGACATCGAACACACATGCTTGTTAAAATCTTCAGCTGGCCCTTTCCATGGGAAGGAGGACAGAAAGTCCTGTCAATGCAGCTGTCTTCATGATGGATGTGCAGCACAGCCATGCACTTTTTGGGGAGAGGATACCTGGTCTGGCACAATCTGCCAGGAAGAAAGTCCCTCTTGCACTTTTATGTATATGTTTGTTGTAAACACCACTGAAGTCATCATAACAAATCTTTGCCAGGTCAGTGCTTTGCAATATATGACTGGAGGTTTGGGACACCAACCTCCCTAAAACCAGACTGTCAAACTTGGTCAAGCCGTTGCTTTTGCGTCATCTGACACATCCTGTTGTTAGCATTTGTGGCTCGGCCCATTTCCAGAGGGAGCCCTCTAACAATGCATTTTCCTTTACATAATCACACTACTCATCCTCACAAATGTCGGATGTTGTTCAGAGCCATCCTAGCACTTCAGAGAAATAGAGATGGATGCATTAACCCAAGCTCCAAATTGGCTGCACATTTTGCACAAGTTATGGTTCTGTCTGAGTATGTAGATGGAATGTAAATCTGCAAATGAAGTAATGCCCTTATAATGGAGAAACTTTTCTGCAGACAAATACACTCCTACAAGCAGAGTGCTGAATCTCTGCTTCCACATCCCCTGACTGCACAGGACCTCATTGACTGTAGTAGGAGTTTCAAATACAGGACTGAACTCCTGATTGGCAAAGCCCTTACTAATGCCTTGTCCCCAAGGGTGTCACATTCCCCATCACATAGTGGGGGTGTGTGCCTGGAGCACAAGGTCACGATCTTGGCAGATGCACGTGTGTGGCAGGGATGTGGCAGCTGTAGCCGATCACAGGGAGGAACCAAGCACGAGGCTGTCCCTCCCAGGACAAATCCCTGGAGGTTCATGGCCCTGCAATATAAcacctgctcctctgctgctgactGGTGCCACAGCTGCTGTCCCGCTACATGGGCCCCTGTGCCAAGTACAGCTAGTCCAAGGATCCCAACCTACGGACCAAGATCTGTGCAGCAGGCATACAGGGTCCTTCACGGGGAGCAGCCACGCACTCTGAAATTGGTATAAGTAGTGGCAGGGGAGTAAGCATCTGCATGAGGCTTAACTGGGCTGATAAAGGTAAATGTAAATGTACAAGCAGAATCCAGTGCTAGCAAGAAAACTAGAGATATCCAAATGAGtattactgctgctttttaagaGGAGACATCTGCTTATTTGAAACATTTACCTCCATTAAATTCTTGTGGCTTACGCTGTAAGGTAAAGCATAGATAAACCTAGATTTCAGGCTGCTTTGGTAAATGTAAAATTACAACTTTGTGTTATTATATAGAAATTAAACATGTTTAGTCATGATATCACAGCAAATGACATGACACAAGATGTTAAATGCATGAAAGATGATGACAATTTTTGCTTCCCTCTATAACTCTGTGATCTTGAATTTCAATTGTACGTCTGTTACATTTCTAGATTATTactaaaaaagtttaaaaaagtatCTTTCATAAGTACTTCTTTTAGTAGTAaacattctgtttctttaatgaCTTTCTAGAGTAGACAGGCTCTACAATAATGGcatcttttggggaaaaaggacTTTACAGACTGAGATAAGAGCTTAATTTTGTGGTCCCTTCACATGAGGAGTCAGTAAAGGTCACGAGCTTAGGAAAGTGTTGAGGCCACCTAAAAGGTAAGATTAATGGTTGCAACAggttatgtgattttttttaactgtgatggatttttgcttttgattatAATTGATACAAAATGATCTAGTTACACTTTGGGATGGAGAGAAATATCTTGTTCAAGTTTTCCTACTCGGTATCATCATGTAAATTACACACAgttgcaattttaaaaagcaatttaggTGAAATAAATGACATACCTCTATCAAAATCAATTTCTcgtattattttttcttctctactgaGGTTCACTGTGAATTGGTTCATATTTTCATACCCAtcctctattttttccatttgaaatccTCTAGATGCTTCAGTAATTCTAAACCAGAGATATTGGTTATTGACATTTAGATTTGCAGATAAAATTTGTAATTTGTAATTCATTACAAAGATCAAGAGTATCAAATTTAAATACTTACTTTTGTAGCAATGTTTTGGCattctgtgaaaacaaaaaggaaataactaaCTTCTTAAATGGTTCaattttttcagagattttatGCATTGAGATCTAATTGTTATACTGGCTGTTTCTAAACGCACTAATATGGATCTCATAAATGACCACCATGAGATCTATAATGAGATCAAATTTGGATGGTAAGTAGTATACAGCTGAGTAAACCTTTTAGTTCATTGaagacttttaaattaaaatctgaatatgACGGGAAATACGTGCAATTTctacaaaaattaaatggaaatatttttgctcttgttttgtgtgtgtttgtggagAAAAGTAATTGTTCTATCACAATCTTCAGTCACAGTAACTATATCTTTGACTATCCATAAGGGCATACTTCTGGAGccacaaaattttatttgtctGGAAAGAATATTATACTCTTCAAAAGTAATTCTTTGATGAAaataagtggggttttttttcatagaaaacaaCCTTTCAGTCTTTAATAGAGAGGAATTGTAAACTTGCAGGACAGAAAATGTACACCAGTGAATTCAGTGGACAGACTGCTAATGGTTTCCTACTCAGCTCTCCTAAGTTTataataagaaaacagaaggaaaaaaatgaactaaagGCATAAAAATGTGACTTAGaacatgaatatttaattcttgGAAAGTTTATCACTCTGCCAATATGCAAATGAAAGCTATAACTCACAAAAGTTCATATACACGTATATTATAGTGTGGGACAATAAAGATAttgggggttggaactagatgatctttgaggtcccttccaactcaaaccattctataatatgttggaaaatgttgaaattcctgtttcttctttggTAGCCAGAAATTCATACACAGAGTAGTATACTTTGGTGCAAATAGCAAATACTCACGTTCTTGGTTTGGATACTATTCACGAGAAGACTATTCATTTGTCTATGCTGAtgcaagtgtttaaaaaatgagtttGTATAAATGTTCACTCAAAGATGACCAAACTCTGAATGTGCCTAAAATTGAGAAATGCTTAAATAGTATTTCAATAAACCCATCGCTCTTTTTCTAGCTCTATTTATAGACTTTATACCTGCAAAAACACGGCCATTTCTGGTTCTTCCATGAACTGGATTCCTGATTCAACCAGCTTTGACACAGCTTCCAAATGATCCGCATACTTCTTCATCAGGGAGCGGACGTGTTCCAGTTTTTCCTCTTGGGTTCTAGTGATTATTTGTGtcatctcattttttctttcttccagtacAGAATAGAGATAATCAAATTTTTCACACAGCTGCTCTTTCTGTCGTCTGCAACTTTCCTGTGAATAATTTGGTTTATGTTAAACACGTTATGttcttaaaagcatttctatttttacagtTACTTGGAAGCATTTTCATCAAAGAAATTCCTCTTTCTGAACAGTGCAAAGGATTCTGAATGACCCCAGAGacttttataattttcaaagtCCAAGCTATTGgaacaaaagtttaaaaactgttCTCAAACTCTGGGTCTCAAACCACTGAAAGCCCCCAAACAGGTGATTGTATAACTTGTCAGTCTGCTAAAAAATTGTGAACGGTATTTATGATGTCTGTAGTGATACATCAAAGTCTGCAGAAAAAGTAAACAACCTCACCATATTAGCAGCTGGGTTCATTTGCACaaacagaatgttttttaaaggagagaTCATATCAAATCAGCTCtggagaattttcttttttctaccaGAGAACTTGGAACTATCCTGGCTGGGCTTAATTTTCACATATGCTCTCTTAGATTCTATTTTGAC is part of the Balearica regulorum gibbericeps isolate bBalReg1 chromosome 2, bBalReg1.pri, whole genome shotgun sequence genome and encodes:
- the TRIM55 gene encoding tripartite motif-containing protein 55 isoform X1; the encoded protein is MPLEKLGMSTSLNYKSFSKEQQTMDNLEKQLICPICLEMFTKPVVILPCQHNLCRKCASDIFQASNPYLPTRGGTTMASGGRFRCPSCRHEVVLDRHGVYGLQRNLLVENIIDIYKQESTRPEKKCDQPMCEEHEDERINIYCLNCEMPTCSLCKVFGAHKDCQVAPLTNVYQQQKSELSDGIAVLVGSNDRVQGIVTQLEETCKTVEESCRRQKEQLCEKFDYLYSVLEERKNEMTQIITRTQEEKLEHVRSLMKKYADHLEAVSKLVESGIQFMEEPEMAVFLQNAKTLLQKITEASRGFQMEKIEDGYENMNQFTVNLSREEKIIREIDFDREEEGEEEEEETVDGEDLDEVHTESSGEEEEEHVEEEGAERASQPPQQDPEPQSAAGEPPAERPTALLPAAPAGQDEVVTPSGSQQTPESDTQVPTTAETIDPLFYPSWYKAQSRQSSSPISTPVSGLGKVGPPVSLETSAKKAEAPAAATIEESAPGSGKESNATAATSKTGSEPSPQGRVEETPVSNERGDEPARHVFSFSWLNSLNE
- the TRIM55 gene encoding tripartite motif-containing protein 55 isoform X3, which gives rise to MPLEKLGMSTSLNYKSFSKEQQTMDNLEKQLICPICLEMFTKPVVILPCQHNLCRKCASDIFQASNPYLPTRGGTTMASGGRFRCPSCRHEVVLDRHGVYGLQRNLLVENIIDIYKQESTRPEKKCDQPMCEEHEDERINIYCLNCEMPTCSLCKVFGAHKDCQVAPLTNVYQQQKSELSDGIAVLVGSNDRVQGIVTQLEETCKTVEESCRRQKEQLCEKFDYLYSVLEERKNEMTQIITRTQEEKLEHVRSLMKKYADHLEAVSKLVESGIQFMEEPEMAVFLQNAKTLLQKITEASRGFQMEKIEDGYENMNQFTVNLSREEKIIREIDFDREEEGEEEEEETVDGEDLDEVHTESSGEEEEEHVEEEGAERASQPPQQDPEPQSAAGEPPAERPTALLPAAPAGQDEVVTPSGSQQTPESDTQVPTTAETIDPLFYPSWYKAQSRQSSSPISTPVSGLGKVGPPVSLETSAKKAEAPAAATIEESAPGSGKESNATAATSKDF
- the TRIM55 gene encoding tripartite motif-containing protein 55 isoform X2, which produces MPLEKLGMSTSLNYKSFSKEQQTMDNLEKQLICPICLEMFTKPVVILPCQHNLCRKCASDIFQASNPYLPTRGGTTMASGGRFRCPSCRHEVVLDRHGVYGLQRNLLVENIIDIYKQESTRPEKKCDQPMCEEHEDERINIYCLNCEMPTCSLCKVFGAHKDCQVAPLTNVYQQQKSELSDGIAVLVGSNDRVQGIVTQLEETCKTVEESCRRQKEQLCEKFDYLYSVLEERKNEMTQIITRTQEEKLEHVRSLMKKYADHLEAVSKLVESGIQFMEEPEMAVFLQNAKTLLQKITEASRGFQMEKIEDGYENMNQFTVNLSREEKIIREIDFDREEEGEEEEEETVDGEDLDEVHTESSGEEEEEHVEEEGAERASQPPQQDPEPQSAAGEPPAERPTALLPAAPAGQDEVVTPSGSQQTPESDTQVPTTAETIDPLFYPSWYKAQSRQSSSPISTPVSGLGKVGPPVSLETSAKKAEAPAAATIEESAPGSGKESNATAATSKELAFCISLLAFLIILHHLWNLIQYLICTFMDWF